TATTTGTTTTTGGCCTTGTCTTCGAGGTTCACCATTTTCAGCAGGGCGCGGGCATCTACCTGGCGGTTGTACAACCCGGCAAACAGATCGATCAGCTCCAACAGGTTCAAACCAGGGTAAAACCCCGAGGTTTGCAATTGCACGCCAATCAACTGTTTTATTGAATTGGGATCTTTATCGAGGTTGAATCCGTTCACCCATACTTCGCCGGACGTTTTTTCGCGCAGCGTTTCTATGATCTCGAGGGTGGTTGATTTACCGGCGCCGTTGGGACCCAGCAAACCGAATATTTCCCCTTCATTCACTTCAAAGCTAATGCCTTTTACGGCCTCGAAACTGCCATAACTTTTGAAAAGGTCTTTTACGGAAATGATCACCTTGCTCATGTACTATTCCTGAATTTGGTCCACAAGATAGCCCGAAAGTTTGATACAGAGGGACCGGTTTTTTTATACAAGGGGAGCCGGTTTGTGGATGTTACTTACTGGTTCTTAAGGAGGTGAGGGAAAGAAATATTGAATCTTGAATATTCAACATTGTCTTTTACTTGGCAAACAACTGCGTAAAGTAAAGCTGATTCTGCATATTACGGGTAACGCCTATTCCTGTATACTTAAAATTCCCTTCCATATTCTTGCGGTGTTCGGGGCTGTTGATCCAGCCGGTTACTACTGCTTTGGCGGAGAGGTTACCATAGGCTATATTCTCGCCTACCTGGGTGGAGCCGGGGATCTTGTCAAAAACATATTTCATGCGGAAAGTAAAGCCCTGGTGTCCGAATGGTACGCGATGGGTGCCCATATCCATACTATGGCGGCGGGCCTGGTATTCCATGGCACCATTATTTGCCAAAGGCGGTAGTTTTTTTGTTTTGCGGTAATCGTTCACCAGGCTCAGGATGTCCCGCTCCAAACCCGGCGCCAGGTTGGCTTCAATCACGGGCGTAGTGGGCGTTACCACCACTTTCTTTTCGGTAACTACCCCACCGGGTCTTGTACTGCTGGTGCGGGGCACTGTTCTGGGAATAGACCCGCTGCCGCCATAACCCTCGCTATAGGCGGTATTGCTGGTTGTAGTTGATTTTGATGATTTACAACCTGCTATTGTTAAAAAAATACTAATGAAAACAATATTAAAACCGATGAGTCTGCACATATCCCGTTTCATGAAGTGGCTTTGATGCAGGAATGCATATTCCATACCAGAAATACAGGCTTCAGGCTCCAAGCCTCAAGCTCCAAGCCAAAGGCAGAAAGCTTAAAGGTAAAAGCCTAAAGCAGAACAGATTCTACTTTAGGCTTTTAATGTATTTGCTTTGGGCTGTAGGCTTTAACCTTTAGGCCTGTATTTTCAAACATTCATCCAGCTCATCCATCATACCGCGGCTGCCGATGAACATGGGGCTGCGCTGGTGCAGTTCGGTAGGTTCTACATCCAGAATTCTGTCTTTACCGTTGGTAGCGCGGCCACCGGCCACTTCGCAAATAAATGCAAACGGATTGCACTCATACAGCAAACGCAGTTTGCCTTTAGGTTTTTCTATAGTACCCGGGTACATGAAAATACCTCCTTTAATCAGGTTGCGGTGCACATCGGCCACCATGCTGCCAATATACCGTTGCGTATACGGACCACCGGTATCTTTGTTCTTTTTCTGGCAGATGTCGATATATTTCTGAACGGCTTTATCGTACTGGAAAAAATTACCATGGTTAACAGAATAGATCTTTCCAAACTCAGGGCATTTGATATTGGGATGGCTTAAACAGAATTCGCCAATAGAAGGATCGAGCGTAAAACCATTTACCCCGCGGCGGGTGGCATACACCAGCATAGTAGAACTGCCATAAATAATGTAACCGGCGGCTACCTGTTTTCTGCCTGGTTGTAAGAAATCTTCCTTTGTTGCAATAGTGCCTATCGGGCTTACCCGGCGGTACACGGTGAAAATGGTACCAATAGACACATTCACGTCGATATTACCACTACCATCTAACGGGTCGTACAGGCAAACGTATTTTGAGTTCTTGCTTACTTCATCATTGAAAGCTACATAATCGTCCAGCTCTTCGCTGGCAATACCGGCGCAGCTGATGCCATGTTGCAATACCCCGGTAAACTGGTTGTTGGCAAAAACGTCCAGCTTTTTTACATCTTCACCTTGTACGTTAATAGCGCCCGCCTCCCCCAGAATGTCTACCAGTCCGGCCTTATTTACTTCCACATTTACCCGCTTGGCAGCCAGGCCAATATCGCGTAACAGTCCGCTCAGTTCGCCGGTAGCTTTAGGAAAATCCCGTAATTGCTGGATAGTAAACTCATCTAAGGTTGATACATTTCTGTTAATAGTGGTCATATTGGCTCTGTTGTTTGGTTAACAGTTGTTAGCTGGCGAAGATAGGGCATAACAGCCTATTTCTGATTTCGGGATGTAGAGATTTCCTGTTTTTATCCTTATACCTGTTCTCTGTACTTTCCCTACTTTTGCTCTCCCTTGTCAACCCCTACATATCGGGGCAGGCTATTTCAACTTTTAAACTTATCAACTCAAAAATGAACGTATTCAAATTCGGCGGTGCAAGTGTTAGTAATACGGAAAGGATCCAGCAGGTTGGACATATATTAAAATCATACCAGGGTGAGGAATTGCTCATTGTTATTTCAGCTATGGGAAAAACCACCAATGCCCTGGAGAAAGTAGTAGAAGCTTTTTATGCCGGTAAAAAAGAGGAAGCGTTGCAGTTGTTTAATATAATCAAGCAAAGTCACCTTACCCAGGCCAAATTTCTGCTGGTCACCACCTACAACGAAGCGTTGGACCACCTTCTTAATTTTTTTACAGAAGTAGAATGGCTGTTGCACGATAAACCGGTGCAGCCATTCGATTATTATTACGACCAGGTAGTGTGTATTGGCGAGTTATTGTCGACTGTAATAGTAAGCGCTTACCTAAACGAAATCGGTTTTGCAAATCATTGGATAGATGTGCGGGACGTTATTCGCACGGACGATAATTTCCGCGATGCCAATATCGACTGGCACTATACCGGCGAACGGGTTGAAAACCTCGTTATGCCGCTGTTGAAAGAATACAAGGCCATCGTAACGCAGGGTTTTATCGGTTCAACCGATGAAAATGAAAGCACCACCCTGGGCCGGGAAGGAAGTGATTACACTGCGGCCGTGTTTGCGAACCTGTTAAACGCTGCCGGACAATTCATCTGGAAAGATGTGGAAGGTGTAATGAGCGCCGACCCCAAGGAGTTCCCCGACGCCCAGTTATTACATGAGTTAAATTATGATGAGGTGATTGAGATGGCGTATTACGGGGCACAGGTAATTCACCCAAAGACCATCAAGCCGCTGCAGAATAAAGGCATTCCCCTGTATGTAAAATGCTTTCTCGATAAAGACCTCACCGGCACCGTTATTCATAATAAAACGCTGAAAGGACTGCCGCCAATTGTTGTGTTGAAACAAAACCAGGCGCTGATCCAACTGCATTCAAAAGACTTTTCGTTTGTGGGTGAGAAACCTGTTGCCGATCTGTACCAATTACTGGCCGATACCAAAATAAAACCCAACCTCATGCAAACCGGCGCGGTTACCATCCAGGTTTGCCTGGATAACCATGCGGAGAAAATAGAGAAACTGGCCCTGGCCGCTTCCGATATATTTGAGGTGCAGGTTGAAAAAGGATTAACCCTGCTTACAATCCGGCATTATAATGATGCTATTCTGCAGAAAATGGTAGCGGGGCATACTATAGAGTTGTTGCAACAGACGCCGCAGACGGTTCAAGTGGTATTAAAGAAATCATAGTTTCAAGTTCCAGGTTCCGGGTTCCGGGTTTATGAATTTGAACTCTGAACTCTGAACTTGGAACTTGGAACTCTGAACTTGGAACTTGGAACTCTGAACCTGGAACTTGGAACTACCTCAGGTATTTATCCAAATCCAGCTTCCCATAAATAAGCTTGTCTTTAGCCAATTGCATGTACAAAATAACTTCCCGCCACCGCATGGACCACGATTCAACCGATCGCCAGGTGAATAAGCGGTGCAGCGGTAACAGATCGTATTCATAGGCGTTGAAGACCAGGTTCAGCGCCTCCATATATTTTTTGTGTTGTGAGGTGACTTTATAAAATACACGTTTGCCAATACACATATGGGAGAAGATTTTGAATTCAATTCCCCGCAAAAAAATAAAGGCGGTTGTGTGTATTTGCAGAGGGTACTTGCCATGGTCTAATGGCGTATCGGGTGGCAACTCCATTACTTTGCCCTGGTGAATGTTTATCTGGTAAATGTATTTGGTGGCGCCGCCCGCTGACAATACATAAGTGAAGTTCACATTTTTGAAATAACGCTTCACAAAGAATGGCAGCGTGCTGGTAAACTTCTCAAAATAATCAACCACCACCTGTTTATCTATCTCGGTTTTATTTTCCTGCAAATAGAATTTCTCCAGGCTTTCCGATTGCTGCTCTAAATACTCCGCCAGTATTGTTGAGCGGTTGGTGAACCAGTCTTTATCGCTGATGGTAAACCCGTTGGTAGATGACCAGCTATCGCCCGAAACCATTACCCTGACTATGGGTGAGGGTATTTTGTGTTGTTTAAAATAATCTTCCACCAGCACCGGGTGTTGAATGTACTGGTTGAAATGAAAAGAGTCTTTGTGTAAATGACAATGGTTGCTGGCAAACGGAATGGCGTATTTGGCTTTGGTGGCCCTGGCGGTTTGGGCAAATTCTTTGATGTACCGCTCCAGGTCATCAACAGGTGCGCCAGGTTCATCAACCACCTCATACGATAACCGTTCATTGGCCGAACTATGGCTTCTGAAAACAAAGTCGATGGGTTTGTGTTTGCGCACTATTTGTTTCAGCGTAAGCCCCATGTGTTTGCTGTCGTTCAGGTTCAACAATATTACACCATCGCATTCAATAAGCAGGGCGCTGTCGAGAAACATCCAGAACTGGTATGAGGTTATACTGAAGTGTTCATCTATCTGGTAGCGCTCCCCATGTTTCAGTTCAATAATATTCGTGTAACCCAGGTAAAACAGGTCATCCTTCATACGGGAGTAATTACCCTTGGGAACAATGATGGGAATACCGGGTCTGAACTTTTTTAAGGAGTCGCCGTGAAAATGGTCCCAGTGAATATGAGTAAGGTAAATGAAATCGGGTTGCAGGGAGTTGATGAGGTCTTTACTAACCGGCGGATAATTCCACCACGAGCGCCAGTAACTACTGCCAACTAACCAGGGATCGCATATCAGGGACCTGCCCGATTTATTTTTTATTAATAAACCGGCATGGGATAAGATTTTGAATTCCATTGCTGAGCCGTTTAACTTTTTTGAAGTTACAATTATAACAGTGAAATGCAAGTGCCGTAAAGTGGTATTTTGTTGATATATAAATGCTAACAGGAATATGACACCGGTTCCCGGTTACCAGTTACCAGGCGCTGAAATTCCATCACCCTGCAAATTATCGGGCTCTCCAAATTCTTTGCCCGGCGACTGGGAACCGGTAACCGGCAACAGGAGATTTCAGCTATCTTGCATGCATTATGTCAACAACCCATTCTTTTTACGAAGAGAAAGTGCAGCACTATATTGATGAACTGACCCGGTTAAGACCTTACGCTACCGGGGTGGCTGCGTTGCGATTGACCTGTTTTGGCGCGTTAGCCTGGGCTGTTTACAAATGGGCCAGCGTGCATAGTACTGCTTGGATAATTGCTACGCTGTTGCTGGCTATTTGTTTTGCTATTTTGGTGCGTATTGCCTGGCGGATGAATGACCGGAAAGCGTTATTGGAAAAGTTGCTGTTTATAAATAATAACGAAGTGAATGTACTGCATAACAGACCGAACCAGTTCGACAATGGCGGGAAGTTTTTGTCTTATGGCAGTATCTCGGGCGACCTGGATGTTTTCGGCGCCGGTTCTTTATTTCTTTTACTCAACCGTACTACCACCTGGCATGGCACCAAACAACTGGCCGATCTGTTGAATGAACCCCTGTTAAGCTCTGCGGCAATCTATGACCAGCAACAGGCTGTTCGTACATTGAGCACACAACGGGAGTTGGGACAATTGATAACAGCGCATGGCCTGTTGAATGGAGAAAAAGAAGGTAACCTGAACGATATTGGTAACTGGTTACAACAACCACAGGTTATTCATGGTAATCGTTTCATCAATGTGCTGCGTTATCTCACGCCTTTGTATAGTGCTATCTTCCTGTTTAACTGGCTGGCCACCGGGAGTTATGGTTTACTGATCCCGGTCATTTTCATAAACTGGGCCATCATTGGCAGGTATGCAAAACGTATTCAACAACAACATACCCTGCTGGGAAAAAAAGAAGCTATCCTTATCCAGTATGCCTCCATCCTATCGCTTTTTGTAAAAGTTGAAACCGGTGATTCGGAGCTGTTGAAAAAAGAAAAAGATAAAGCGGCCGAAGCGCATCTGTCGGTAAAAAAACTGTCCCGGTTATCTGCTATGTTCGATCAGCGGTTGAACCTGTTCATCAATATATTTCTCAATAGCTTTTTGATGTATGATATCCAGTGTTTATGGGCATTGGAAAGTTGGAAAAAACAGCATAAGGACCGGTTCAACGAATGGATCCATACGGTGGGGATGATCGAAAGCCTGAACTCGTTGGCAACTTTTGCCTATAACAATCCTGGTTACCAGTACGCCACCATAAATACCGAAACACTTTCCATTGCTGCCACCCAAATAGCTCATCCGCTGATCCCTGCTGAAGGCCGGGTGGCCAATGATTGTTCATTTGGTATCAATGAAAAACTGGTGCTGGTAACGGGGTCCAATATGAGTGGCAAAACCACCTTTTTGCGTACACTGGGTATTAACCTGATCCTGGCCCAATGCGGTGCGCCGGTTTGTGCTGCCACGTTTTCTTTTACACCCATGGTTATCCGCGGTTCCATAAGGGTAAGCGATTCCCTGCAGGAGCAAACCTCTTATTTTATGGCCGAGTTAAAACGGCTGCAACAGATCATTCATTTTCTGCAACAACAAACCACGCCGGTGTTGATCCTGATCGATGAAATTTTGCGCGGCACCAATTCGGAGGATAAAACCTACGGTTCGGAACAATTCATAAAGAAGCTGATCCGCTACCGTTGTTTAACCTTGTTTGCCACGCACGATCTTACGCTCAGCCGGCTGGAAGATGAACTGCCCAAACAGGTAAGCAACTATTGTTTTGAAAGCACCATCCGTAATGGCGAGTTGTTGTTTGATTATACCCTGCAACGCGGGGTGGCTAAAAATAAAAATGCTTCGTTTTTAATGGAGAAGATGGAGATAATCTAATGGGCTAATGTGATAATGTGATAATGTGATGATGTGATAATGGAATACAGGTTAATGCGTTTCGTAATAATAATTTACCGTGTAATTACCCGTTGGCGTTTTAATGGTACATTTTTCAGGCAATCCATCTTTATTATAGGTATAAGTAAAATAGTTCGTTTGCTGGGCTTTGAATATGCCCTGCGCATCGGTGTACCCCATTATACACTGTACAATATTGTTTTTAGAGGCGCCCGGGGCCAGGTATGAAAATGCTCCTGCCAACCCATCAACCGGTGTCCAGGCGGTTAGGGTTAAGGTATATACCGGGTTTATTTTATTATCATAGATACATCTGATGGTGGGAATGGGGTTACCGCTTTTATCATCGAAAGTGGCTTCCGTAATGTTATTGGCTTTAATAACGTAATTGTCGTACTCCACACTCGTTGCTATGGTTGAGCCATTTGCGTAATAACTCTTTTTGGCCAGGATACCGCCGCTGGAAATAATGTATTGGCGAATGGTGAGCTCATTGCTGCTGGTTGATTTGGCAGAGTCATACATTACTTTTCCGGCGCTGTTATAGCGATAATACATGTTTGCACTATAGGAACTGTTGGCAGGCGGTTTGCCGCTGGCACTGTAAGCCAGGGTATCTGTTCCATTATAATAGCATTGATACGTTTGGATGGTTTTGGTGGTATTGGTTGCCAGGTCTCCTTCTGCATAATTAATGTGATCTATTCGTCGCTGGTCGGCGGCGTATACAAATTCCAGCACAGACGATTTGCCATTTGTGGCCCCGTCGGCAGTTTGTACTACTTTGCTAAGATGCAGATTGGTAGCGTAGGGATCTGCTGGTGTATTGTCGATGTTGTTGCCGGGTTTGTTACAGGAAAATATAACTGAAAGGAGTAATGCAATTACCTGGTTGCGGGCAGCCGGTTTCATTATAGGGTTTTCTGTTTTAGGTTAGGTGCAAGATAAGGACCTGCTTTCAGGAATGCAAAGCAATAATTATTCGCGTTAAATAAATAAAAATCCCCCGTCCGCCGGCTGACGGATCGGGGGATTGTCGTCTTTTATATAATCCTCGTCCCTTATTTCACTTCTTCAAACTCGGCGTCGGTTACGTTTTCACCGCCACCGCCGCTGTTACCGCCCTGTTGCTGGTTGCCACCGGCTCCGGGTTGTTCGCCACCAGGCTGCTGGCCTTGGGTAGCTTTGTACAACTCTTCGCTGGCTGCGGTCCAGGCGTTGTTCATTTCAGTTGATGCGGCATCGATGGCCTCAATGTCCTGCGACTTGTGCGCTTCTTTCAATTTGTTCAGCGCGTTTTCAATAGGCGCTTTTTTATCGGCAGGGATCTTGTCGCCATATTCCTTCAGTTGTTTTTCTGTTTGGAAAATCAAACTGTCGGCCTGGTTGATCTTGTCGATCTTTTCGCGGGCTACCTTGTCGCTGGCTTCGTTGGCCTTTGCTTCGGCTTTCATTTTTTCAATCTCTTCCTTGCTCAAACCGCTGCCGGCTTCAATCCTGATCTTTTGTTCTTTACCAGTGCCCTGATCCTTCGCTGTTACATGCAGGATACCGTTGGCATCAATGTCGAAAATAACTTCGATCTTGGGCATACCGCGTGGTGCAGGTGGAATGTCTGTGAGCTGAAAACGGCCGAGGCTCTTGTTCTGGTTGGCCAGCGGACGATCGCCCTGCAGTACATGTATTTCAACACCAGGCTGGTTATCGGCGGCAGTTGAGAATATTTCAGATTTCTTGGTTGGAATAGTTGTGTTGGCTGCGATCAACGGTGTCATGGCATTACCCAGGGTTTCAATACCCAGGCTCAGCGGCGTTACGTCGAGCAACAGCACGTCTTTCACTTCACCGGTGATAACAGCGCCCTGAATGGCTGCTCCAATGGCTACCACTTCATCGGGATTCACCCCTTTGTTTGGTTTCTTGCCAAAGAACTTTTCTACAATTTCCTGTACTTTAGGAATACGGGTACTACCACCTACCAGGATCACTTCATCAATTTCTGATGTTTTCATGCCCGCATCTTTCAATGCCTGCTCGCATGGTTTCAAACAACGCTCGAATAATTTATCGGCTAACTGCTCAAATTTGGCGCGGCTCAGTTTTTTAACCAGGTGTTTAGGCACCCCGTCAACAGCCGTGATGTATGGCAGGTTGATCTCTGTTTCAGTGGAAGAAGACAACTCGATCTTGGCTTTTTCTGCAGCTTCTTTCAAACGTTGTAAGGCCATTGGGTCTTTACGCAGGTCAACGGCTTCATCAGTTTTGAATTCGTTGGCCAGCCAGTCCATGATCACTTTATCAAAGTCGTCACCACCCAGGTGGGTATCACCATTGGTTGATTTTACTTCAAAAACGCCTTCACCCATGTCCAGTACCGAAATATCGAATGTACCGCCACCAAGGTCAAACACAGCGATCTTTTGATCGTGTTTGCCTTTATCAAGACCGTAAGCCAGGGCGGCTGCCGTAGGCTCGTTCACGATACGGCTAACTTTTAATCCGGCAATTTCACCGGCTTCTTTAGTAGCCTGGCGTTGTGCATCGTTAAAATAGGCCGGAACAGTAATTACGGCTTCATTTACTTCCTGACCCAGGTAATCTTCAGCGGTTTTCTTCATTTTCTGAAGAATCATGGCTGAAATTTCCTGGGGTGTATATAAGCGGCCGTCTATGTCAATACGTACCGTATTATTGTCACCTTTGGCTACTTTATAGCTCCAGTGGCTGATCTCTTCTGTCACCTCGTCAAACCTGCGACCCATGAAACGTTTAACGCTCATGATGGTATTGTGCGGGTTGGTGATAGCCTGGCGTTTAGCCGGATCGCCTACTTTTCTTTCGCCGTTCTTTAAAAAAGCCACTACAGACGGGGTGGTACGGCGTCCCTCGTCGTTGGCAATTACCACGGGTTCATTA
The Niastella koreensis GR20-10 genome window above contains:
- a CDS encoding ABC transporter ATP-binding protein, with protein sequence MSKVIISVKDLFKSYGSFEAVKGISFEVNEGEIFGLLGPNGAGKSTTLEIIETLREKTSGEVWVNGFNLDKDPNSIKQLIGVQLQTSGFYPGLNLLELIDLFAGLYNRQVDARALLKMVNLEDKAKNKYKDMSGGQKQRFSIATTLINDPKIIFLDEPTTGLDPQARRNLWDLIQSIRAKGTTVIITTHYMDEAEVLCDRIAIIDAGKIIALATPDKLIDDLVATGFERPKEVKKANLEDVFIHLTGHGLREEK
- the dnaK gene encoding molecular chaperone DnaK; the protein is MGKIIGIDLGTTNSCVAVMEGNEPVVIANDEGRRTTPSVVAFLKNGERKVGDPAKRQAITNPHNTIMSVKRFMGRRFDEVTEEISHWSYKVAKGDNNTVRIDIDGRLYTPQEISAMILQKMKKTAEDYLGQEVNEAVITVPAYFNDAQRQATKEAGEIAGLKVSRIVNEPTAAALAYGLDKGKHDQKIAVFDLGGGTFDISVLDMGEGVFEVKSTNGDTHLGGDDFDKVIMDWLANEFKTDEAVDLRKDPMALQRLKEAAEKAKIELSSSTETEINLPYITAVDGVPKHLVKKLSRAKFEQLADKLFERCLKPCEQALKDAGMKTSEIDEVILVGGSTRIPKVQEIVEKFFGKKPNKGVNPDEVVAIGAAIQGAVITGEVKDVLLLDVTPLSLGIETLGNAMTPLIAANTTIPTKKSEIFSTAADNQPGVEIHVLQGDRPLANQNKSLGRFQLTDIPPAPRGMPKIEVIFDIDANGILHVTAKDQGTGKEQKIRIEAGSGLSKEEIEKMKAEAKANEASDKVAREKIDKINQADSLIFQTEKQLKEYGDKIPADKKAPIENALNKLKEAHKSQDIEAIDAASTEMNNAWTAASEELYKATQGQQPGGEQPGAGGNQQQGGNSGGGGENVTDAEFEEVK
- a CDS encoding CAP domain-containing protein, with translation MKRDMCRLIGFNIVFISIFLTIAGCKSSKSTTTSNTAYSEGYGGSGSIPRTVPRTSSTRPGGVVTEKKVVVTPTTPVIEANLAPGLERDILSLVNDYRKTKKLPPLANNGAMEYQARRHSMDMGTHRVPFGHQGFTFRMKYVFDKIPGSTQVGENIAYGNLSAKAVVTGWINSPEHRKNMEGNFKYTGIGVTRNMQNQLYFTQLFAK
- a CDS encoding aspartate kinase is translated as MNVFKFGGASVSNTERIQQVGHILKSYQGEELLIVISAMGKTTNALEKVVEAFYAGKKEEALQLFNIIKQSHLTQAKFLLVTTYNEALDHLLNFFTEVEWLLHDKPVQPFDYYYDQVVCIGELLSTVIVSAYLNEIGFANHWIDVRDVIRTDDNFRDANIDWHYTGERVENLVMPLLKEYKAIVTQGFIGSTDENESTTLGREGSDYTAAVFANLLNAAGQFIWKDVEGVMSADPKEFPDAQLLHELNYDEVIEMAYYGAQVIHPKTIKPLQNKGIPLYVKCFLDKDLTGTVIHNKTLKGLPPIVVLKQNQALIQLHSKDFSFVGEKPVADLYQLLADTKIKPNLMQTGAVTIQVCLDNHAEKIEKLALAASDIFEVQVEKGLTLLTIRHYNDAILQKMVAGHTIELLQQTPQTVQVVLKKS
- the fbp gene encoding class 1 fructose-bisphosphatase — translated: MTTINRNVSTLDEFTIQQLRDFPKATGELSGLLRDIGLAAKRVNVEVNKAGLVDILGEAGAINVQGEDVKKLDVFANNQFTGVLQHGISCAGIASEELDDYVAFNDEVSKNSKYVCLYDPLDGSGNIDVNVSIGTIFTVYRRVSPIGTIATKEDFLQPGRKQVAAGYIIYGSSTMLVYATRRGVNGFTLDPSIGEFCLSHPNIKCPEFGKIYSVNHGNFFQYDKAVQKYIDICQKKNKDTGGPYTQRYIGSMVADVHRNLIKGGIFMYPGTIEKPKGKLRLLYECNPFAFICEVAGGRATNGKDRILDVEPTELHQRSPMFIGSRGMMDELDECLKIQA
- a CDS encoding MBL fold metallo-hydrolase codes for the protein MEFKILSHAGLLIKNKSGRSLICDPWLVGSSYWRSWWNYPPVSKDLINSLQPDFIYLTHIHWDHFHGDSLKKFRPGIPIIVPKGNYSRMKDDLFYLGYTNIIELKHGERYQIDEHFSITSYQFWMFLDSALLIECDGVILLNLNDSKHMGLTLKQIVRKHKPIDFVFRSHSSANERLSYEVVDEPGAPVDDLERYIKEFAQTARATKAKYAIPFASNHCHLHKDSFHFNQYIQHPVLVEDYFKQHKIPSPIVRVMVSGDSWSSTNGFTISDKDWFTNRSTILAEYLEQQSESLEKFYLQENKTEIDKQVVVDYFEKFTSTLPFFVKRYFKNVNFTYVLSAGGATKYIYQINIHQGKVMELPPDTPLDHGKYPLQIHTTAFIFLRGIEFKIFSHMCIGKRVFYKVTSQHKKYMEALNLVFNAYEYDLLPLHRLFTWRSVESWSMRWREVILYMQLAKDKLIYGKLDLDKYLR
- a CDS encoding MutS-related protein: MSTTHSFYEEKVQHYIDELTRLRPYATGVAALRLTCFGALAWAVYKWASVHSTAWIIATLLLAICFAILVRIAWRMNDRKALLEKLLFINNNEVNVLHNRPNQFDNGGKFLSYGSISGDLDVFGAGSLFLLLNRTTTWHGTKQLADLLNEPLLSSAAIYDQQQAVRTLSTQRELGQLITAHGLLNGEKEGNLNDIGNWLQQPQVIHGNRFINVLRYLTPLYSAIFLFNWLATGSYGLLIPVIFINWAIIGRYAKRIQQQHTLLGKKEAILIQYASILSLFVKVETGDSELLKKEKDKAAEAHLSVKKLSRLSAMFDQRLNLFINIFLNSFLMYDIQCLWALESWKKQHKDRFNEWIHTVGMIESLNSLATFAYNNPGYQYATINTETLSIAATQIAHPLIPAEGRVANDCSFGINEKLVLVTGSNMSGKTTFLRTLGINLILAQCGAPVCAATFSFTPMVIRGSIRVSDSLQEQTSYFMAELKRLQQIIHFLQQQTTPVLILIDEILRGTNSEDKTYGSEQFIKKLIRYRCLTLFATHDLTLSRLEDELPKQVSNYCFESTIRNGELLFDYTLQRGVAKNKNASFLMEKMEII